From the genome of Carassius gibelio isolate Cgi1373 ecotype wild population from Czech Republic chromosome B10, carGib1.2-hapl.c, whole genome shotgun sequence, one region includes:
- the LOC127966870 gene encoding N-lysine methyltransferase KMT5A-A-like: MNGDVICNGHRPFHRLLHHSSSKSKHHDAISVKLIQDGKTSRLFCTQNEPQKNGNSRRGSTVNGEFILPKMAVSEQLQHSVHRAEKQTHQLHCTASYIHASSDITSPCQRKPACRKVKVKKSTKRITDTKSSQNRKVTDYYPIRRSSRKSKSELKCEEKRHIDTLITNGIENGMMVRYIEGKGRGVFTTQKFQKGQYVVEYHGDLLQITDAKKREALYAQDPNTGCYMYYFQYLSKTYCVDATKESDRLGRLINHSKNGNCQTKLHDITGIPHLILVASRDIQEGEELLYDYGDRSKASIEAHPWLKH, encoded by the exons ATGAACGGG GACGTCATATGCAACGGACACCGTCCATTTCACCGTCTATTACACCACAGCAGCTCCAAATCAAAGCATCATGATGCCATCTCCGTCAAACTCATCCAGGACGGCAAAACTTCACGATTATTCTGCACGCAAAATGAGCCACAGAAGAATGGAAATT CCAGGAGAGGCAGTACTGTAAATGGTGAGTTCATCCTCCCAAAAATGGCTGTGAGTGAACAGCTGCAGCACTCTGTGCACCGAGCCGAGAAGCAGACGCATCAGCTTCACTGCACTGCATCATACATCCACGCCAGCAGTGACATCACTTCCCCCTGTCAGAGGAAACCAGCCTGTCGCAAAGTTAAAGTCAAGAAATCCACAAAGAGAAT TACTGATACCAAGAGCTCTCAAAACCGAAAGGTTACAGATTATTACCCCATCAGAAGAAGCTCCAGAAAAAGCAAAAGTGAGCTGAAG TGTGAAGAGAAGAGGCACATAGACACGCTGATCACAAACGGGATTGAGAATGGAATGATG GTCAGATACATTGAAGGAAAGGGCAGGGGAGTTTTCACCACACAGAAGTTCCAGAAAGGCCAGTATGTAGTGGAGTATCATGGAGATCTGCTGCAGATAACGGACGCCAAAAAAAGGGAGGCTTTATACGCACAAGATCCAAACACTGGCTGCTACATGTATTACTTCCAGTATCTCAGCAAAACATATTG TGTGGACGCTACGAAGGAGTCGGATCGGTTGGGAAGGCTCATCAACCACAGTAAAAACGGCAATTGTCAAACCAAGCTCCACGATATTACTGGAATACCTCACCTTATCCTTGTGGCCTCCAGAGACATCCAGGAAGGAGAAGAGCTTCTTTATGACTATGGCGACCGCAGTAAAGCTTCAATAGAAGCTCATCCGTGGCTAAAGCATTAA